One Primulina tabacum isolate GXHZ01 chromosome 10, ASM2559414v2, whole genome shotgun sequence DNA segment encodes these proteins:
- the LOC142506247 gene encoding uncharacterized protein LOC142506247 isoform X1 — MSFTGPSVGSAAAGRAFRRTFEFGRTYVVRPKGKHQATIVWLHGLGDNGNSWSTLLETLPLPNIKWICPTAPQQPITLFGGFPSTAWFDVNDLSENANDDLEGLDASAAYVASVLTNEPPNIKLGVGGFSMGAATSLYSATCFAHGKYGNGNQYSANLSAVVGLSGWLPCAKNLSYKIDGVEEAAGRAASLPILLCHGRGDDVVSHKFGENSSEKLSSSGFHNVIFKSYPGLGHYTIPEEMEEVCAWLTSKLELEGQ, encoded by the exons CTGCTGCTGGTAGAGCTTTTAGGAGAACATTTGAGTTTGGACGAACATATGTAGTGAGACCGAAAGGCAAACACCAGGCTACTATTGTTTGGCTACACGGCCTTGGAGACAATGGGAATAG CTGGTCCACTCTCTTGGAGACCCTTCCGCTTCCAAAT ATAAAATGGATCTGCCCGACTGCCCCTCAACAGCCAATAACTTTATTTGGCGGTTTTCCCTCAACTGCAT GGTTTGACGTAAATGACCTTTCGGAAAATGCTAATGATGATTTAGAGGGTTTGGATGCTTCAGCTGCATATGTTGCGAGCGTATTGACTAATGAGCCCCCTAACA TCAAGTTGGGTGTCGGAGGCTTCAGCATGGGTGCGGCGACCTCTCTCTACTCTGCAACTTGCTTTGCTCATGGAAAATATGGGAATGGCAACCAGTACTCAGCGAATTTGAGTGCTGTTGTTGGATTAAGTGGCTGGCTTCCCTGTGCAAA GAATCTGAGTTATAAAATTGACGGTGTGGAAGAGGCTGCAGGGCGTGCTGCCTCATTGCCTATTTTGCTTTGTCATGGTAGAG GAGATGATGTAGTTTCTCATAAATTTGGTGAGAATTCTTCAGAGAAGTTGTCTTCTTCTGGATTTCATAATGTGATATTTAAATCATATCCTGG GCTTGGTCACTACACTATCCCGGAGGAAATGGAAGAAGTTTGTGCATGGCTAACTTCAAAACTCGAACTGGAGGGACAATAA
- the LOC142506247 gene encoding uncharacterized protein LOC142506247 isoform X2 — translation MSFTGPSVGSAAAGRAFRRTFEFGRTYVVRPKGKHQATIVWLHGLGDNGNSWSTLLETLPLPNIKWICPTAPQQPITLFGGFPSTAWFDVNDLSENANDDLEGLDASAAYVASVLTNEPPNIKLGVGGFSMGAATSLYSATCFAHGKYGNGNQYSANLSAVVGLSGWLPCAKNLSYKIDGVEEAAGRAASLPILLCHGRGLVTTLSRRKWKKFVHG, via the exons CTGCTGCTGGTAGAGCTTTTAGGAGAACATTTGAGTTTGGACGAACATATGTAGTGAGACCGAAAGGCAAACACCAGGCTACTATTGTTTGGCTACACGGCCTTGGAGACAATGGGAATAG CTGGTCCACTCTCTTGGAGACCCTTCCGCTTCCAAAT ATAAAATGGATCTGCCCGACTGCCCCTCAACAGCCAATAACTTTATTTGGCGGTTTTCCCTCAACTGCAT GGTTTGACGTAAATGACCTTTCGGAAAATGCTAATGATGATTTAGAGGGTTTGGATGCTTCAGCTGCATATGTTGCGAGCGTATTGACTAATGAGCCCCCTAACA TCAAGTTGGGTGTCGGAGGCTTCAGCATGGGTGCGGCGACCTCTCTCTACTCTGCAACTTGCTTTGCTCATGGAAAATATGGGAATGGCAACCAGTACTCAGCGAATTTGAGTGCTGTTGTTGGATTAAGTGGCTGGCTTCCCTGTGCAAA GAATCTGAGTTATAAAATTGACGGTGTGGAAGAGGCTGCAGGGCGTGCTGCCTCATTGCCTATTTTGCTTTGTCATGGTAGAG GCTTGGTCACTACACTATCCCGGAGGAAATGGAAGAAGTTTGTGCATGGCTAA
- the LOC142506247 gene encoding uncharacterized protein LOC142506247 isoform X3: MGKCWSTLLETLPLPNIKWICPTAPQQPITLFGGFPSTAWFDVNDLSENANDDLEGLDASAAYVASVLTNEPPNIKLGVGGFSMGAATSLYSATCFAHGKYGNGNQYSANLSAVVGLSGWLPCAKNLSYKIDGVEEAAGRAASLPILLCHGRGDDVVSHKFGENSSEKLSSSGFHNVIFKSYPGLGHYTIPEEMEEVCAWLTSKLELEGQ, encoded by the exons ATGGGAAAATG CTGGTCCACTCTCTTGGAGACCCTTCCGCTTCCAAAT ATAAAATGGATCTGCCCGACTGCCCCTCAACAGCCAATAACTTTATTTGGCGGTTTTCCCTCAACTGCAT GGTTTGACGTAAATGACCTTTCGGAAAATGCTAATGATGATTTAGAGGGTTTGGATGCTTCAGCTGCATATGTTGCGAGCGTATTGACTAATGAGCCCCCTAACA TCAAGTTGGGTGTCGGAGGCTTCAGCATGGGTGCGGCGACCTCTCTCTACTCTGCAACTTGCTTTGCTCATGGAAAATATGGGAATGGCAACCAGTACTCAGCGAATTTGAGTGCTGTTGTTGGATTAAGTGGCTGGCTTCCCTGTGCAAA GAATCTGAGTTATAAAATTGACGGTGTGGAAGAGGCTGCAGGGCGTGCTGCCTCATTGCCTATTTTGCTTTGTCATGGTAGAG GAGATGATGTAGTTTCTCATAAATTTGGTGAGAATTCTTCAGAGAAGTTGTCTTCTTCTGGATTTCATAATGTGATATTTAAATCATATCCTGG GCTTGGTCACTACACTATCCCGGAGGAAATGGAAGAAGTTTGTGCATGGCTAACTTCAAAACTCGAACTGGAGGGACAATAA
- the LOC142504860 gene encoding uncharacterized protein LOC142504860, whose product MLDGLLGRGFSSKCKSMIKATRARIEVVRRRAEAKQRFLKEDLTKLLSNGLDINAFGRTEEFLAGLNLLSCYDFIEQTCEYIVKQLSRIEKQGECPEECREAVASLMFAAARFSDFPELRDLRNIFQQRFGNSLEAFVNQKFCEKLSVVPPARAKRLQVLHDITSEFSIKWDSKGFEQRMGSPSALVQVEVQKADGKQRHELLDAKSRIQSSAEHNFTRRDNSNDHNQEMVNQARKYPLKKGESSTQGGDFLFHGRQTSSRDEHSPIIKRYDEELKQVKTENSLLGKMQNNIDVGSVRQINGVSNSRKGENCGTLTGNKHSYPAVKSDPEVMNVRLSNSSHRKDMDNGHTGYMGHNNGICHTRKGENSEAFSRERGEYASSFGENLGKNDEVFTINGCLNQTKALESINRELEEESDRLKSCTIYALLPPYVKPKDVIGLPPPYTRPKEAKRRASRVSNHVVSDIEHSINLSACNRSDAAGQTCTEPEENVHGEPFIEPTNKMKSYRHEKDFGHQDDKVSISKPRSTRRKHHKSASGNDDVGSSEDGDAKRRSTSRRKDRSRKGLQMIFYEEQHRNNEEILIDELLIRYCKNQSSYDGGKLKKKVQVQSSHQISHDVHDASKMAPITARSMSLPHESITSPEPKKAFNRSNTFQPDNQAPHVHPKLPDYDDLSERFAAMKGR is encoded by the exons ATGCTCGACGGTCTGCTGGGTCGTGGATTTAGCTCCAAATG CAAGTCGATGATAAAAGCGACACGGGCgaggatcgaggtggtgaggaGGAGAGCGGAGGCGAAGCAGAGGTTCCTCAAAGAAGATCTGACTAAGCTGCTTTCGAATGGTCTTGATATTAACGCCTTTGGAAGG ACAGAAGAATTCCTTGCTGGATTGAATCTCCTGTCGTGCTATGATTTTATTGAGCAAACTTGTGAGTATATAGTAAAGCAGCTTTCCAGAATTGAGAAACAAGG GGAATGCCCAGAAGAATGTAGGGAGGCTGTCGCTTCGCTGATGTTTGCTGCTGCAAGGTTTTCTGATTTTCCTGAACTGCGAGATCTGAGGAATATATTTCAGCAGAGATTTGGAAATAGTTTAGAGGCTTTTGTTAATCAGAAG TTTTGTGAGAAACTATCTGTGGTACCTCCTGCACGAGCAAAGAGGCTCCAGGTATTGCATGacataacttcggagttttcaATAAAGTGGGATTCAAAGGGTTTTGAACAAAGGATGGGCTCCCCTTCTGCACTTGTGCAG GTTGAAGTACAAAAAGCTGACGGCAAACAAAGGCATGAACTTCTTGATGCAAAAAGCAGAATACAGAGCTCTGCAGAACACAATTTTACGAGAAGAGATAACTCAAATGACCATAATCAGGAAATGGTTAACCAGGCACGCAAGTATCCATTGAAGAAAGGAGAAAGCAGTACACAAGGGGGTGATTTTTTATTTCATGGAAGACAAACATCGTCACGTGACGAGCATTCTCCTATCATCAAGAGATATGATGAAGAACTGAAGCAAGTAAAAACGGAAAATTCATTACTTGGGAAAATGCAAAATAATATTGATGTTGGAAGCGTCAGACAAATTAATGGTGTCAGTAATTCAAGGAAAGGAGAAAACTGTGGAACATTGACTGGAAATAAGCATTCTTACCCTGCTGTGAAAAGTGACCCAGAAGTCATGAATGtaagattaagcaattcatcCCACAGAAAAGACATGGATAATGGGCACACTGGATACATGGGACACAACAACGGAATCTGCCACACTAGAAAAGGAGAAAATTCAGAAGCATTTTCTCGTGAAAGAGGTGAATATGCCTCAAGTTTTGGAGAAAATCTGGGAAAGAATGATGAAGTCTTTACTATCAATGGTTGTCTCAATCAAACCAAAGCATTGGAATCAATAAATAGAGAACTGGAGGAAGAATCTgatagattgaaatcttgcactatatatgCTCTCCTTCCACCATATGTCAAACCGAAAGACGTCATTGGTCTCCCTCCTCCATATACTAGACCAAAAGAAGCTAAACGCAGAGCAAGTAGAGTTTCTAATCATGTGGTTTCTGATATTGAGCATTCAATTAATTTGTCCGCTTGCAACAGAAGTGATGCAGCAGGCCAGACCTGTACTGAACCAGAGGAAAATGTTCATGGAGAACCATTCATTGAACCCACCAACAAAATGAAGAGTTATCGCCATGAAAAAGATTTTGGTCATCAGGATGATAAAGTTTCCATATCAAAACCTCGATCAACTCGGAGGAAGCACCATAAGTCAGCATCAGGTAATGATGATGTGGGTAGCAGTGAAGATGGTGATGCCAAGAGGAGATCAACTAGTAGAAGAAAGGACCGTTCAAGAAAAGGCTTGCAGATGATTTTTTATGAGGAGCAGCATAGAAACAATGAGGAGATTCTTATAGATGAACTGTTAATTCGTTACTGCAAGAATCAATCCAGCTACGATGGAGGAAAGTTGAAGAAAAAGGTGCAGGTTCAATCTTCACATCAAATCTCTCATGATGTGCATGATGCTTCTAAAATGGCACCAATCACCGCCAGATCTATGTCCCTACCGCACGAATCAATCACTTCACCAGAGCCGAAAAAGGCGTTTAATCGTTCAAATACTTTCCAGCCAGATAATCAGGCACCCCATGTCCATCCTAAACTACCTGACTATGATGATCTGTCTGAGCGGTTTGCTGCCATGAAAGGAAGATAA
- the LOC142505883 gene encoding uncharacterized protein LOC142505883 isoform X5 — MKTGAADADADTDAQRPPKVIDSHLHVWASPQQAAEKYPYFPGQEPTLTGHVDFLLENMAEAGVDGALVVQPINHKFDHSYVTRWLMQMNICLSSVLEKYPSKFVGCCLANPAEDGGGIKQLENLITKDGYRAVRFNPYLWPSGQLMTNEVGKAMFSKAGELGVPVGIMCMKGLDLHLMEIEQLCTEFPSTVVLLDHVTFCKPPTNDNEAQLFSKLLNLSRFPQWPIQSVKKAIPIQRSIRYIIQTRFHLWCQPCHVGKRLSFRCLGVWLQGSKRSSLLSRPTSKLDNFSVGMDSGCNFSSHLQYLTVTIHLKEKCTINLSPLQE, encoded by the exons ATGAAAACCGGTGCCGCCGATGCCGATGCCGATACCGATGCCCAACGTCCACCCAAAGTAATTGACTCACATTTGCACGTTTGGGCATCACCACAACAG GCTGCAGAAAAGTATCCATATTTTCCTGGGCAGGAGCCCACTTTAACCGGTCATGTGGATTTCTTGCTTGAG AACATGGCTGAAGCTGGTGTGGATGGTGCACTCGTAGTACAGCCCATTAaccataagtttgatcattcttATGTGACCAG ATGGCTTATGCAGATGAATATATGCTTGAGCAGTGTTTTGGAAAAATATCCATCAAAATTTGTTGGTTGTTGCCTTGCCAATCCAGCAGAAGATGGAGGAGGCATCAAACAGCTCGAAAATCTGATTACAAAG GATGGGTATCGTGCTGTGCGCTTCAATCCATATTTGTGGCCATCTGGTCAACTG ATGACAAATGAAGTTGGGAAAGCGATGTTCTCCAAAGCAGGAGAGCTTGGTGTGCCGGTTGGTATCATGTGCATGAAG gGTCTTGATCTTCATCTTATGGAAATCGAGCAACTGTGCACTGAATTCCCTTCTACTGTTGTGTTGCTCGACCATGTCACTTTCTGTAAACCCCCAAC AAATGACAACGAAGCCCAACTTTTCTCTAAATTGCTGAACCTCTCCAGGTTTCCGCAG TGGCCTATTCAGAGTGTCAAGAAAGCCATACCCATACAAAGATCTATCCGATATATTATCCAAACTCGTTTCCACCTATGGTGCCAACCGTGTCATGTGGGGAAG CGACTTTCCTTTCGTTGTCTCGGAGTGTGGTTACAAGGAAGCAAAAGAAGCAGTTTGCTATCTCGCCCAACGAGCAAACTTGACAACTTCTCAGTTGGAATGGATTCTGGGTGCAACTTTTCATCACATCTTCAATACCTAACAGTAACAATtcatttgaaggaaaaatgtaCCATAAATTTGAGCCCTTTGCAAGAATAG
- the LOC142505883 gene encoding uncharacterized protein LOC142505883 isoform X1, whose product MMVGRVCSFLQPLPAKLSSSPTPFRSFARYNSRIRVCEAARMKTGAADADADTDAQRPPKVIDSHLHVWASPQQAAEKYPYFPGQEPTLTGHVDFLLENMAEAGVDGALVVQPINHKFDHSYVTRWLMQMNICLSSVLEKYPSKFVGCCLANPAEDGGGIKQLENLITKDGYRAVRFNPYLWPSGQLMTNEVGKAMFSKAGELGVPVGIMCMKGLDLHLMEIEQLCTEFPSTVVLLDHVTFCKPPTNDNEAQLFSKLLNLSRFPQWPIQSVKKAIPIQRSIRYIIQTRFHLWCQPCHVGKRLSFRCLGVWLQGSKRSSLLSRPTSKLDNFSVGMDSGCNFSSHLQYLTVTIHLKEKCTINLSPLQE is encoded by the exons ATGATGGTAGGGAGAGTTTGCAGTTTTCTGCAGCCTTTACCAGCCAAACTAAGTTCTTCACCAACTCCTTTCAGGTCTTTCGCGCGTTACAATTCAAGAATTAGAGTTTGTGAGGCAGCCCGTATGAAAACCGGTGCCGCCGATGCCGATGCCGATACCGATGCCCAACGTCCACCCAAAGTAATTGACTCACATTTGCACGTTTGGGCATCACCACAACAG GCTGCAGAAAAGTATCCATATTTTCCTGGGCAGGAGCCCACTTTAACCGGTCATGTGGATTTCTTGCTTGAG AACATGGCTGAAGCTGGTGTGGATGGTGCACTCGTAGTACAGCCCATTAaccataagtttgatcattcttATGTGACCAG ATGGCTTATGCAGATGAATATATGCTTGAGCAGTGTTTTGGAAAAATATCCATCAAAATTTGTTGGTTGTTGCCTTGCCAATCCAGCAGAAGATGGAGGAGGCATCAAACAGCTCGAAAATCTGATTACAAAG GATGGGTATCGTGCTGTGCGCTTCAATCCATATTTGTGGCCATCTGGTCAACTG ATGACAAATGAAGTTGGGAAAGCGATGTTCTCCAAAGCAGGAGAGCTTGGTGTGCCGGTTGGTATCATGTGCATGAAG gGTCTTGATCTTCATCTTATGGAAATCGAGCAACTGTGCACTGAATTCCCTTCTACTGTTGTGTTGCTCGACCATGTCACTTTCTGTAAACCCCCAAC AAATGACAACGAAGCCCAACTTTTCTCTAAATTGCTGAACCTCTCCAGGTTTCCGCAG TGGCCTATTCAGAGTGTCAAGAAAGCCATACCCATACAAAGATCTATCCGATATATTATCCAAACTCGTTTCCACCTATGGTGCCAACCGTGTCATGTGGGGAAG CGACTTTCCTTTCGTTGTCTCGGAGTGTGGTTACAAGGAAGCAAAAGAAGCAGTTTGCTATCTCGCCCAACGAGCAAACTTGACAACTTCTCAGTTGGAATGGATTCTGGGTGCAACTTTTCATCACATCTTCAATACCTAACAGTAACAATtcatttgaaggaaaaatgtaCCATAAATTTGAGCCCTTTGCAAGAATAG
- the LOC142505883 gene encoding uncharacterized protein LOC142505883 isoform X2: MMVGRVCSFLQPLPAKLSSSPTPFRSFARYNSRIRVCEAARMKTGAADADADTDAQRPPKVIDSHLHVWASPQQAAEKYPYFPGQEPTLTGHVDFLLENMAEAGVDGALVVQPINHKFDHSYVTSVLEKYPSKFVGCCLANPAEDGGGIKQLENLITKDGYRAVRFNPYLWPSGQLMTNEVGKAMFSKAGELGVPVGIMCMKGLDLHLMEIEQLCTEFPSTVVLLDHVTFCKPPTNDNEAQLFSKLLNLSRFPQWPIQSVKKAIPIQRSIRYIIQTRFHLWCQPCHVGKRLSFRCLGVWLQGSKRSSLLSRPTSKLDNFSVGMDSGCNFSSHLQYLTVTIHLKEKCTINLSPLQE, translated from the exons ATGATGGTAGGGAGAGTTTGCAGTTTTCTGCAGCCTTTACCAGCCAAACTAAGTTCTTCACCAACTCCTTTCAGGTCTTTCGCGCGTTACAATTCAAGAATTAGAGTTTGTGAGGCAGCCCGTATGAAAACCGGTGCCGCCGATGCCGATGCCGATACCGATGCCCAACGTCCACCCAAAGTAATTGACTCACATTTGCACGTTTGGGCATCACCACAACAG GCTGCAGAAAAGTATCCATATTTTCCTGGGCAGGAGCCCACTTTAACCGGTCATGTGGATTTCTTGCTTGAG AACATGGCTGAAGCTGGTGTGGATGGTGCACTCGTAGTACAGCCCATTAaccataagtttgatcattcttATGTGACCAG TGTTTTGGAAAAATATCCATCAAAATTTGTTGGTTGTTGCCTTGCCAATCCAGCAGAAGATGGAGGAGGCATCAAACAGCTCGAAAATCTGATTACAAAG GATGGGTATCGTGCTGTGCGCTTCAATCCATATTTGTGGCCATCTGGTCAACTG ATGACAAATGAAGTTGGGAAAGCGATGTTCTCCAAAGCAGGAGAGCTTGGTGTGCCGGTTGGTATCATGTGCATGAAG gGTCTTGATCTTCATCTTATGGAAATCGAGCAACTGTGCACTGAATTCCCTTCTACTGTTGTGTTGCTCGACCATGTCACTTTCTGTAAACCCCCAAC AAATGACAACGAAGCCCAACTTTTCTCTAAATTGCTGAACCTCTCCAGGTTTCCGCAG TGGCCTATTCAGAGTGTCAAGAAAGCCATACCCATACAAAGATCTATCCGATATATTATCCAAACTCGTTTCCACCTATGGTGCCAACCGTGTCATGTGGGGAAG CGACTTTCCTTTCGTTGTCTCGGAGTGTGGTTACAAGGAAGCAAAAGAAGCAGTTTGCTATCTCGCCCAACGAGCAAACTTGACAACTTCTCAGTTGGAATGGATTCTGGGTGCAACTTTTCATCACATCTTCAATACCTAACAGTAACAATtcatttgaaggaaaaatgtaCCATAAATTTGAGCCCTTTGCAAGAATAG
- the LOC142505883 gene encoding uncharacterized protein LOC142505883 isoform X4 has protein sequence MMVGRVCSFLQPLPAKLSSSPTPFRSFARYNSRIRVCEAARMKTGAADADADTDAQRPPKVIDSHLHVWASPQQAAEKYPYFPGQEPTLTGHVDFLLENMAEAGVDGALVVQPINHKFDHSYVTSVLEKYPSKFVGCCLANPAEDGGGIKQLENLITKDGYRAVRFNPYLWPSGQLMTNEVGKAMFSKAGELGVPVGIMCMKGLDLHLMEIEQLCTEFPSTVVLLDHVTFCKPPTNDNEAQLFSKLLNLSRFPQVYVKFSGLFRVSRKPYPYKDLSDILSKLVSTYGANRVMWGSDFPFVVSECGYKEAKEAVCYLAQRANLTTSQLEWILGATFHHIFNT, from the exons ATGATGGTAGGGAGAGTTTGCAGTTTTCTGCAGCCTTTACCAGCCAAACTAAGTTCTTCACCAACTCCTTTCAGGTCTTTCGCGCGTTACAATTCAAGAATTAGAGTTTGTGAGGCAGCCCGTATGAAAACCGGTGCCGCCGATGCCGATGCCGATACCGATGCCCAACGTCCACCCAAAGTAATTGACTCACATTTGCACGTTTGGGCATCACCACAACAG GCTGCAGAAAAGTATCCATATTTTCCTGGGCAGGAGCCCACTTTAACCGGTCATGTGGATTTCTTGCTTGAG AACATGGCTGAAGCTGGTGTGGATGGTGCACTCGTAGTACAGCCCATTAaccataagtttgatcattcttATGTGACCAG TGTTTTGGAAAAATATCCATCAAAATTTGTTGGTTGTTGCCTTGCCAATCCAGCAGAAGATGGAGGAGGCATCAAACAGCTCGAAAATCTGATTACAAAG GATGGGTATCGTGCTGTGCGCTTCAATCCATATTTGTGGCCATCTGGTCAACTG ATGACAAATGAAGTTGGGAAAGCGATGTTCTCCAAAGCAGGAGAGCTTGGTGTGCCGGTTGGTATCATGTGCATGAAG gGTCTTGATCTTCATCTTATGGAAATCGAGCAACTGTGCACTGAATTCCCTTCTACTGTTGTGTTGCTCGACCATGTCACTTTCTGTAAACCCCCAAC AAATGACAACGAAGCCCAACTTTTCTCTAAATTGCTGAACCTCTCCAGGTTTCCGCAG GTTTATGTGAAATTCAGTGGCCTATTCAGAGTGTCAAGAAAGCCATACCCATACAAAGATCTATCCGATATATTATCCAAACTCGTTTCCACCTATGGTGCCAACCGTGTCATGTGGGGAAG CGACTTTCCTTTCGTTGTCTCGGAGTGTGGTTACAAGGAAGCAAAAGAAGCAGTTTGCTATCTCGCCCAACGAGCAAACTTGACAACTTCTCAGTTGGAATGGATTCTGGGTGCAACTTTTCATCACATCTTCAATACCTAA
- the LOC142505883 gene encoding uncharacterized protein LOC142505883 isoform X3 yields MMVGRVCSFLQPLPAKLSSSPTPFRSFARYNSRIRVCEAARMKTGAADADADTDAQRPPKVIDSHLHVWASPQQAAEKYPYFPGQEPTLTGHVDFLLENMAEAGVDGALVVQPINHKFDHSYVTRWLMQMNICLSSVLEKYPSKFVGCCLANPAEDGGGIKQLENLITKDGYRAVRFNPYLWPSGQLMTNEVGKAMFSKAGELGVPVGIMCMKGLDLHLMEIEQLCTEFPSTVVLLDHVTFCKPPTNDNEAQLFSKLLNLSRFPQVYVKFSGLFRVSRKPYPYKDLSDILSKLVSTYGANRVMWGSDFPFVVSECGYKEAKEAVCYLAQRANLTTSQLEWILGATFHHIFNT; encoded by the exons ATGATGGTAGGGAGAGTTTGCAGTTTTCTGCAGCCTTTACCAGCCAAACTAAGTTCTTCACCAACTCCTTTCAGGTCTTTCGCGCGTTACAATTCAAGAATTAGAGTTTGTGAGGCAGCCCGTATGAAAACCGGTGCCGCCGATGCCGATGCCGATACCGATGCCCAACGTCCACCCAAAGTAATTGACTCACATTTGCACGTTTGGGCATCACCACAACAG GCTGCAGAAAAGTATCCATATTTTCCTGGGCAGGAGCCCACTTTAACCGGTCATGTGGATTTCTTGCTTGAG AACATGGCTGAAGCTGGTGTGGATGGTGCACTCGTAGTACAGCCCATTAaccataagtttgatcattcttATGTGACCAG ATGGCTTATGCAGATGAATATATGCTTGAGCAGTGTTTTGGAAAAATATCCATCAAAATTTGTTGGTTGTTGCCTTGCCAATCCAGCAGAAGATGGAGGAGGCATCAAACAGCTCGAAAATCTGATTACAAAG GATGGGTATCGTGCTGTGCGCTTCAATCCATATTTGTGGCCATCTGGTCAACTG ATGACAAATGAAGTTGGGAAAGCGATGTTCTCCAAAGCAGGAGAGCTTGGTGTGCCGGTTGGTATCATGTGCATGAAG gGTCTTGATCTTCATCTTATGGAAATCGAGCAACTGTGCACTGAATTCCCTTCTACTGTTGTGTTGCTCGACCATGTCACTTTCTGTAAACCCCCAAC AAATGACAACGAAGCCCAACTTTTCTCTAAATTGCTGAACCTCTCCAGGTTTCCGCAG GTTTATGTGAAATTCAGTGGCCTATTCAGAGTGTCAAGAAAGCCATACCCATACAAAGATCTATCCGATATATTATCCAAACTCGTTTCCACCTATGGTGCCAACCGTGTCATGTGGGGAAG CGACTTTCCTTTCGTTGTCTCGGAGTGTGGTTACAAGGAAGCAAAAGAAGCAGTTTGCTATCTCGCCCAACGAGCAAACTTGACAACTTCTCAGTTGGAATGGATTCTGGGTGCAACTTTTCATCACATCTTCAATACCTAA
- the LOC142504770 gene encoding uncharacterized protein LOC142504770, translating into MDKCHMESFDKVEIAKQAIKERMEEHQVSEHKPTAKELLVQLLSQLASLQEEGVEKLCPEVDGTGEKPKEQWDSLQEDDDEWDPLQEEGFEKWCPEVDETGDKPKEQLDSSQEEYVERLSPGVDKAKEEEKRNEQLDSLQEEGVVKSSPEVDKTEEIIKEVRNVKRQNLITHCLVSTMILLTVAWQISEVSLLLKVKSGLKNPFNFFSGIVKGTILKGARTEGDGEQSSEKQKPVSKPPLIKLPDLHLLDLPIFDSSDGE; encoded by the exons atgGATAAATGTCATATGGAGTCATTCGATAAGGTGGAGATAGCAAAGCAAGCAATTAAAGAGAGAATGGAGGAGCATCAAGTCTCCGAGCACAAACCCACTGCCAAAGAACTTCTCGTCCAGCTGCTTTCTCAG ttAGCTTCATTGCAAGAAGAAGGTGTTGAGAAATTGTGTCCAGAAGTGGATGGAACAGGAGAGAAGCCAAAAGAACAGTGGGATTCATTgcaagaagatgatgatgagTGGGATCCTTTGCAAGAAGAAGGTTTTGAGAAATGGTGTCCAGAAGTGGATGAAACAGGAGATAAGCCAAAAGAACAGTTGGATTCATCGCAAGAAGAATATGTCGAGAGATTGAGTCCAGGAGTGGATAAAGCAAAAGAGGAAGAGAAGCGAAATGAACAGTTGGATTCATTGCAAGAAGAGGGTGTCGTGAAATCGAGTCCGGAAGTGGATAAAACAGAAGAGATAATCAAAGAGGTGAGGAATGTAAAGAGGCAGAATCTGATCACACACTGCCTTGTGTCAACCATGATACTGCTCACTGTGGCTTGGCAAATATCAGAGGTGTCTCTGCTATTGAAAGTCAAAAGTGGATTGAAGAACCCTTTTAATTTCTTTAGTGGAATCGTAAAAGGTACAATCTTGAAAGGGGCCAGAACCGAAGGCGACGGCGAACAGTCGTCTGAAAAGCAAAAACCTGTTAGCAAACCCCCCTTGATCAAGCTTCCTGATCTTCACCTCTTGGATTTGCCAATTTTCGATTCTAGTGATGGAGAATGA